One region of Hydrogenobaculum sp. Y04AAS1 genomic DNA includes:
- a CDS encoding HU family DNA-binding protein: MTKTELVSYVAQQADITKAKAEKCVNAVFSALAESLKKKERTTIPGFGTFTVSTRKARTGRNPKTGQEIKIPARTTAVWRPSKELKKLG, from the coding sequence ATGACAAAAACAGAATTAGTTAGTTATGTGGCTCAGCAAGCTGACATAACAAAGGCAAAGGCTGAAAAATGTGTTAACGCTGTATTTTCTGCATTGGCAGAAAGCCTAAAGAAGAAAGAGAGAACCACAATACCGGGCTTTGGTACTTTTACAGTAAGCACCAGAAAAGCCAGAACCGGCAGAAACCCAAAAACTGGCCAAGAGATAAAAATACCAGCCAGAACTACCGCCGTTTGGAGACCCTCTAAAGAGCTAAAGAAATTAGGTTAA
- the rsmA gene encoding 16S rRNA (adenine(1518)-N(6)/adenine(1519)-N(6))-dimethyltransferase RsmA — MKNRLSIYAKSLMLKPKKTFGQNFLKSKNIAHSIVELLDVKEDDTVIEIGPGLGALTEFLYQKPKKELILVELDKDIFGLLEKKYKNATLLNEDASLVDLSSYKNLKIIGNLPYNMYASILINMINQEKHISKMVFMLQKEVGERLITDSKDKSWLWAYANTYFNIHYAFSVPGRFFEPVPKVTSCVLVFDKKEDTPSFEKQNYMDFLKKMFSNRRKMLKHKLNNIEDKYALKRVEELSLEDIKYIYNTLSCFNKNIFTSTPAL; from the coding sequence TTGAAGAACCGTTTAAGTATCTATGCCAAATCTTTGATGTTAAAACCTAAAAAAACATTCGGTCAAAACTTCTTAAAATCAAAAAATATAGCACACTCCATAGTAGAGCTTTTAGATGTAAAAGAAGATGATACAGTCATAGAAATAGGTCCTGGGCTTGGGGCATTGACAGAGTTTTTATATCAAAAGCCAAAAAAAGAGCTTATATTGGTAGAACTTGACAAAGATATTTTTGGGCTTTTAGAAAAGAAGTATAAAAATGCTACGCTTTTAAACGAAGACGCTTCTTTGGTAGATCTATCAAGCTATAAAAATCTCAAGATCATAGGAAACCTTCCTTACAACATGTATGCAAGCATACTTATAAATATGATAAATCAAGAAAAGCATATATCAAAGATGGTTTTTATGCTTCAAAAAGAAGTGGGAGAAAGACTTATAACAGATTCCAAAGATAAATCTTGGCTTTGGGCATATGCCAACACTTACTTTAATATACATTACGCTTTTAGTGTACCAGGGAGGTTCTTTGAGCCTGTGCCAAAAGTGACCTCTTGTGTTTTGGTTTTTGATAAAAAAGAAGATACTCCTTCTTTTGAAAAACAAAATTATATGGATTTTTTAAAAAAGATGTTTTCCAACAGAAGAAAGATGCTAAAACACAAATTAAATAATATCGAAGATAAATACGCTCTAAAAAGAGTAGAAGAGCTTTCTTTAGAAGATATAAAATATATTTACAATACGCTTTCGTGTTTTAACAAAAACATCTTTACATCCACACCGGCGTTGTAA
- a CDS encoding MGMT family protein has protein sequence MFVYKYQNFNLYIYIKNGKIFYIKPFISDEKEHIPKDIKDIFDIYFIEKKDIENKDIFYIPDRYKDIYMYLKNNITFGNVVSYKELGAKLNLHQRTIATAMKLNPLPIFIPCHRVVFNGFYKDKNYIGGYNAGVDVKMFLLKHESVL, from the coding sequence ATGTTTGTTTACAAGTATCAGAACTTTAACCTATACATATATATAAAAAACGGTAAGATTTTTTATATAAAACCTTTTATATCCGATGAAAAAGAGCATATACCAAAGGATATAAAAGATATATTTGATATATACTTCATAGAAAAAAAAGATATAGAAAATAAAGATATCTTTTATATACCAGATAGATACAAAGATATTTATATGTATCTTAAAAATAATATAACTTTTGGAAATGTTGTAAGCTACAAAGAGCTTGGTGCTAAGCTAAACCTTCATCAAAGGACTATAGCCACCGCTATGAAATTAAACCCTCTTCCTATATTTATACCTTGTCATAGGGTAGTGTTTAACGGCTTTTATAAAGATAAAAATTACATAGGTGGTTACAACGCCGGTGTGGATGTAAAGATGTTTTTGTTAAAACACGAAAGCGTATTGTAA
- the leuS gene encoding leucine--tRNA ligase, with protein sequence MDFKSIEKKWQERWEKESKTQEPINKFYVLEMFPYPSGKIHMGHVRNYTIGDAIARIKRMEGHNVLHPMGWDAFGLPAENAAIKNNLRPDIWTYQNIDYMRAQLKSLGFSYDWDREIATCNPDYYKWNQWIFLKMYEKGVVYRKTATVNWCPHDQTVLANEQVIDGKCWRCGTLIVQKEIPSWYIKVTDYAERLLKDLELLEGKWPQKVIMQQRNWIGKSEGALVKFPLETKLKDFEYLEIFTTRIDTIFGVSFMAIAPEHPLAKEVSKENQAVKDFLQKMSHISTRERGTASVKEGVFTGLYAINPANGKKIPIYVANYILFEYGTGAIMAVPAHDQRDFDFAKAYKLDIIPVVKPQNDNHDFDEKAYEEKGILINSGDFDGLSSDEAKEKILEFLKAKNLATKKISYKIKDWNVSRQRYWGTPIPMIHCQNCGIVPVPYEDLPVLLPKDVNFTGYGNPLEQSESFVNTTCPKCGAKARRETDTMDTFFDSSWYFLRFTDPKNHKLPFDKDIANRWMNVDIYIGGIEHAVLHLLYSRFFEKFLYDIGLIDHIEPFDRLITQGMVLKKWVSIGKLLEHLGLSEEDDIELLKEKLEHLNI encoded by the coding sequence ATGGATTTTAAAAGCATAGAAAAAAAGTGGCAAGAACGCTGGGAAAAAGAATCTAAAACCCAAGAACCCATAAACAAATTTTACGTACTTGAGATGTTTCCATATCCATCTGGAAAAATACACATGGGGCATGTAAGAAACTACACAATAGGAGATGCTATAGCCCGTATCAAAAGAATGGAAGGACATAACGTGCTTCATCCGATGGGATGGGATGCTTTTGGACTGCCCGCCGAAAACGCCGCTATAAAAAACAACTTAAGACCTGATATCTGGACTTATCAAAACATAGATTATATGAGGGCTCAGTTAAAATCTCTTGGTTTTTCTTACGATTGGGATAGAGAAATTGCCACTTGCAATCCAGATTATTATAAATGGAATCAGTGGATTTTTTTAAAGATGTATGAAAAAGGCGTAGTTTATAGGAAAACCGCCACTGTGAACTGGTGTCCTCACGATCAAACGGTGCTTGCCAACGAGCAGGTAATAGATGGTAAATGCTGGCGATGTGGTACTCTTATTGTCCAAAAAGAAATTCCCTCTTGGTATATAAAGGTTACAGATTACGCTGAAAGGCTTTTAAAAGATTTGGAGCTTTTAGAAGGAAAATGGCCTCAAAAAGTAATTATGCAGCAAAGAAACTGGATAGGAAAAAGCGAAGGGGCTTTGGTAAAGTTTCCATTGGAAACAAAGCTAAAAGATTTTGAATATTTGGAAATTTTTACCACACGTATAGATACGATATTTGGGGTTAGTTTTATGGCTATAGCCCCAGAACATCCACTGGCTAAAGAGGTATCCAAAGAAAACCAAGCCGTAAAAGATTTCTTACAAAAAATGTCTCATATATCTACAAGAGAAAGGGGTACCGCATCTGTTAAAGAAGGAGTTTTTACAGGCCTATACGCCATAAATCCTGCCAACGGCAAGAAAATACCCATATACGTGGCAAATTATATCCTCTTTGAATATGGAACAGGTGCCATAATGGCAGTGCCCGCTCACGATCAAAGGGACTTTGATTTTGCCAAAGCTTACAAGCTTGATATAATACCTGTTGTTAAACCCCAAAACGACAACCATGATTTTGATGAAAAAGCTTACGAAGAAAAGGGTATTCTTATAAACTCTGGAGATTTTGATGGACTTTCTTCCGATGAGGCAAAAGAAAAAATTTTAGAGTTTTTAAAAGCCAAAAACTTAGCCACCAAAAAAATCTCTTACAAGATAAAAGATTGGAATGTATCAAGACAGCGCTACTGGGGAACCCCTATACCTATGATACACTGTCAAAACTGCGGTATAGTGCCTGTGCCTTACGAAGATTTGCCGGTGCTTCTTCCAAAGGATGTAAACTTCACAGGATACGGAAACCCTTTAGAACAATCTGAGAGCTTTGTAAATACTACATGTCCAAAATGCGGTGCCAAAGCAAGAAGAGAAACAGACACTATGGATACGTTTTTTGATTCCTCTTGGTATTTTTTGAGGTTCACAGATCCAAAAAACCACAAGCTTCCCTTTGATAAAGATATAGCCAATAGATGGATGAATGTGGATATATATATAGGCGGTATAGAGCATGCGGTGCTTCATCTTCTTTATTCGAGGTTTTTTGAAAAGTTTTTATACGATATAGGCCTTATAGACCATATAGAGCCTTTTGATAGGCTTATCACCCAAGGTATGGTCCTAAAAAAATGGGTAAGTATAGGAAAACTCTTAGAACATCTTGGGCTTTCCGAAGAAGATGATATAGAGCTTCTTAAAGAAAAGTTAGAGCATCTAAATATATAA
- a CDS encoding DJ-1 family glyoxalase III, translating into MAKVAVLLAPGFEEVEAIAPIDILRRGGVEVLIVGVKDKVIPSARNVKIEVDVTIDELKDVDNLDMIIIPGGMIGVENLKKSEEVKNLINQMNAKKKYVSAICAGPLVLKNAGVVENKHITSHPSVKLEFNEHLYKEESVVEDENIISSRGPATAMVFGFRLLEKLTSKEKAKEVAKAMLFDY; encoded by the coding sequence ATGGCAAAAGTAGCTGTGTTGTTGGCACCTGGTTTTGAAGAAGTAGAAGCTATAGCCCCCATAGATATATTAAGAAGAGGCGGTGTAGAAGTCTTGATAGTAGGTGTAAAAGATAAAGTCATACCAAGTGCCAGAAATGTAAAAATTGAAGTTGATGTAACCATAGATGAGCTAAAGGATGTAGATAACCTCGATATGATCATAATCCCTGGTGGTATGATAGGTGTTGAAAATCTCAAAAAAAGTGAAGAAGTAAAAAACCTTATAAATCAAATGAATGCTAAGAAAAAATATGTTAGCGCTATATGCGCAGGTCCTTTGGTGCTAAAAAATGCTGGTGTGGTGGAAAATAAGCATATTACCTCTCATCCATCTGTGAAGCTTGAGTTTAACGAACATCTATACAAAGAAGAATCTGTGGTAGAAGATGAAAATATTATAAGCAGTAGAGGTCCAGCTACGGCTATGGTTTTTGGTTTTAGGCTTTTAGAAAAATTAACTTCAAAAGAAAAGGCAAAAGAAGTGGCAAAAGCGATGCTTTTTGATTATTAA
- a CDS encoding ferredoxin oxidoreductase, protein MYYVAKVINDECSKYNCKQCTLFCPEPNTLMYSDDEHHAYVITNRCKGCALCVYVCSDMLKRNAIKMVMAEAHEEVA, encoded by the coding sequence ATGTATTATGTAGCTAAGGTTATAAATGACGAATGCAGCAAATACAACTGCAAACAATGCACGCTTTTTTGTCCAGAACCAAACACCCTTATGTACTCTGATGATGAACATCACGCTTATGTGATTACAAATAGATGCAAAGGATGTGCTCTTTGCGTATACGTATGCTCTGATATGCTAAAAAGAAACGCCATAAAAATGGTGATGGCGGAAGCCCACGAAGAAGTGGCTTAA